A single region of the Anaerolineales bacterium genome encodes:
- a CDS encoding NAD(P)-binding domain-containing protein has product MNVGILGSGKVAQTLGTKIASLGHPVMLGARDAAKLTEWAEGTANTQIGTLGETAQFGEILFNCISGSGSLEALTLAGAENMAGKILIDLANPLDFSQGFPALFVANTDSLGEQIQRAFPDVKVVKALNTVTAALMVNPSQLGGDHFLPLCGNDPEARATVADILKIWFGWQTILDLGDLSGARAMEGMLLMWIRLYGMFGTGMFNFTLVK; this is encoded by the coding sequence ATGAACGTTGGCATTCTTGGATCGGGCAAGGTTGCCCAAACATTAGGGACAAAGATTGCCTCACTGGGTCATCCCGTGATGCTTGGGGCGCGGGATGCGGCAAAATTGACCGAATGGGCGGAGGGGACAGCGAACACCCAGATTGGCACATTGGGCGAAACGGCGCAGTTTGGCGAAATTCTCTTTAACTGCATCAGCGGCAGTGGGTCGCTAGAGGCGCTCACGCTGGCGGGTGCAGAGAACATGGCAGGGAAAATCCTGATCGATCTCGCCAACCCGCTGGATTTTTCGCAGGGGTTTCCGGCGCTCTTTGTAGCCAACACCGATTCACTCGGTGAGCAGATTCAACGGGCGTTCCCCGATGTGAAAGTTGTGAAGGCGCTGAACACGGTGACGGCGGCGCTGATGGTCAATCCATCACAGCTTGGGGGAGATCACTTCCTCCCGCTATGTGGGAACGACCCTGAGGCACGGGCGACAGTGGCAGACATCTTGAAAATATGGTTCGGCTGGCAGACGATCCTTGACCTCGGTGATCTAAGCGGGGCGCGGGCGATGGAAGGGATGCTGCTGATGTGGATACGCCTCTACGGGATGTTTGGGACGGGCATGTTTAACTTTACCCTTGTAAAGTAA